The DNA region GTCGGCGAACTTCTCCTCCAGCCCGGCGAGCAGCTCGGTGTAGGCGTCGACGGCGGCCTGCGAGGCGGCGAGGAACTTCGCGTGCAGCTCCGGGTCCTGCGCGATGACGTCGGGCTCGACGAAGGCGGCGTCGCGCTCCGGCACGTAGCGCTGCGAGAGCTGCGAGTAGGAGAAGTGACGGTGGCGGATCAGCTCGTGCGTCAGCGACCGGGAGATGCCGGTGATGTAGAAGCTGACGGAGCCGTGCTCCAGCACCGACAGGTGACCGACGTCGATGATGTGCTCGAGGTAGCCGGCGTTGGTGGCCGTCTTCGGGTTCGGCTTCTTCCAGGACTGGTAGCAGGCCCGGCCCGCGAATTCGGCCAGCGCCTCACCACCGTCGGCATCGGTCGACCACGGTACGTCGGACGGCGGGAAGAACTCCGTCTTCGCGATCAGTTGAACCTTGGGTGACACGGTCTCGGCCACGTTCGCACTCCTTTTCGACCCCTGCTCCACGACTCCGGGCAGCCTAACCGCAACCATGTTTGACGCCGGGGCGACATCACGGTGACGTCAGGTCTCCTTGACGTGACATCACAAGTGACGTCATAGTGGTGTCATGGATCTGACGCCGTACATCACAAGCCTTCGCGAGGACCTCGCGAACACGGCTTCGGCCGGCGACGAGCAGACGCGGCGCGCTGCCGCGCTGCTGTCGTCGGCGCTGGAGCCGGCCGCCCGCCTGACCATCATGAACGCCCTCGCCGACCTCGCCGCCGAAGTGACTTCCGCGCTGCCGGGGCACGTCGTCGACGTCCGGCTCGACGGCCGCGACGTGCGCGTCGTCGTCACCGGCGCGGGAGAGGGCGCCGAGCGGTCCGCGCCCCGCTCCGAGGCGCCGCGGGAGACCCCGCGCGCGCCCAAGGTGGACACGGGCGACATCACCCGCATCACGCTGCGCCTGTTCGAGCAGGTCAAGGGCCAGGCCGAAGCCGCGGCCGCCTCGCAGGGGGTTTCGCTGAACACGTTCGTCTCGCAGGCCGTCCAGGGCGCGCTGGGCAAGAGCGGGAGCGAGCACTGGCAGCACAAGCAGAAGCCGGGCGGCGGTGCCGGTTCGCACCTGCACGGCTGGGTCCAGGGCTGAGGGGGACGGAAATGACCGAGGAAAACATTCCCGCCGGTGAAGAGACCGTGCGCGTCGAGGATTTCGAGGCCGAGGGCCCGATCGAGGTCGACGTGAGCGTGGCCATCGGCCGGGTGACCATCGAACTGACCGGCGAGAGCGGCGTCCACGCCGAGGTCCGCCGCGACGGCGGCGAACAGCAGCCGTGGGTGGACGGGATGACGAGCCTGCTCAGCTGGGTCGGGGAACGTTTCGGCGACCAGCTCGGCGGTTCGCCGGTGGGGTCGGTGGACGACGCGGTGGCGCAGACGCGGATCGAGAAGGTCGGCAACCGGCTGGTCGTCCAGGCGCCGAAGGCCTGGCAGCTGAAGAACGTCCCGCTCGCCGTGACCGTCCGGGCACCCGCCGGTTCGCATCTGGAGGTGCGCGCCGGGGCGGCCGACGTGACGGTCACCGGCTCCGCCGGGCGGGCCGACCTCATGACCGGCGCCGGCAAGATCGCGCTCGAACGGGCCGACGGTTCGGCGATCGTCCGCACCGGCACCGGCGACATCAAACTCGGGCCGACGCAGTCTGGCCTGCAACTGCGCACCGGCAGCGGCTCGGTCGAGGCGGCCTCGGTGAACGGTTCGGCCACGGTCGCCACCGGAACGGGTGACGTCTGGCTCGGCGAGGTCGCGGGCGAGGTATTGGCGCGCACCGGCAGCGGCTCCCTCTCGGTGGCGGACGCCGCCTCCGGGACGCTGGAGCTGACCACCGGATCGGGTGAGGTCCGGGTCGGGATCCGCGGCGGTGTCCAGGCGGAGATCGACCTCTCGTCGACGACCGGTTCGGTATCGAGCGAACTGGAGGTCGCGGAGACCGCGCCTTCGGAGGTCTCGCTGAAGGTGCGGGCGCGCACCGGCACCGGTGACGCGGTGGTGACCAGCGCGGCCAGCTGAGCCGCGGACCGCAGGGGGATCGAGGGACCTTTGCTCGCACTTTTCCACGGGGGTGGGAGCAAAGGTCCCTCGTGCGTGGTCGTGAGTGGTGAGGACGGTTCTAACCGTCCTTACCACTCACGAGGCTCAGCGGACGAGGCGCGAGAGCACCGGAGCGAGATCGCCCCGCTCCCCCACGGCGACCCCGTCCAGCCCCTGCCACTCCGCCATCAGCCGCAGTTCGCCCGCCAGCTCACTGGCCACCCGCGCGACATCCACCCCAGGCTCGGCGAAGGCGCCCTGGACGCGAAGCAGCCCGGCGGCACGATCGCATTTGAGGTCGACCCGGCCGACGAGTTCGCCGTCGAGCAGGAACGGGAACACGTAGTACCCGTAGATCCGCTTCGGCTCGGGCACGTAGATCTCGATGCGGTAGAAGAAGTCGAAGATGCGCTCGGTGCGGGCCCGTTCCCAGATCAACGGGTCGAACGGCGACAGCAAGGCCCGGCCGGTGACGCGGCGAGGTGCCTTCGCCGCGACGTGCCGGTACGCCGGGGCGGGCCAGCCGTCCACGGTCACCGGTTCGAGGACGCCCTCCTCGACCAGCTCCGCCACCGCCCGCTTGCTGACGTCCGGGCCCAGCCGGTAGTAGTCCCGCAGATCCGGTTCGGTGCCGATGCCCAGCGCGACGGCCGCGCGGGTGATCAGCTCCCGGGCGCCTTCCTCCGGGCTCACGGTCCGCGACAGGATCTCCGGCGGGACGACGCGTTCGGTCAGGTCGTACAGCCGCTCGAAGGACCGGCGCGTGCCGGTGGTCAGCTCGCCCATACCGAAGAGCCACTCGCAGGCCTTCTTGACCTCCGACCGCTCCCACCACGAACCGGGCCGCGAGCCTCCCGACTTGCCCTCCAGCGCGCGCTCGATGCCGCCCGCGCCGATCGGCCCCTGTTCCTTGATCACGGTCAGGATGTCGTCCACCAGCTGCGGCGTCTGCTCCAGCACCCGGGCGTAGTTCGTCCACCAGCCCATGCGTTTCGCCCCGGACCGGATGAGCGGCCAGTCCGCCACCGGCAGCAGGCTTGCCTCGTGCGCCCACGTCTCCACCAGCATCCGGGGTTTGCGCGCGGAATGGGACCAGGCCGCGTCGTCCACCAGCGTGGGCTCGTACGCGCCGAGCCGGGAGAACAGCGGCATGTAGTGCGCGCGGACCGCGACGTTCACCGAATCCAGTTGCAGCAGCTGGATCCGCGACAGCACGCGCTGCAGATGCCTCCTCGTCACCGCTCCACCGGGACGCGCGTCGGCGAACCCTTGTGCGGCCAGGGCGATCCGGCGCGCGACCGGCCCGCTGATGGTCGTAGTGCTCATCGTCGGCATGGTGCCATCCCCCACCGACAGTTTCCGGCGAGCAGACTAAATTGCCTGCCATGGCCGCCGCCGAAGTCCGCCCAGCAGTCGTGTCCGACGCCCCCGAGATCGCCCGCATCCAGCGCGACACCTGGCGAAGCGCCTACACCGAGCTGCTCGGCGAAGCGGCCGTCGCCGGTCTCGACATCGAGGAACTCGAAAAGACCTGGACCGAGACGATCGAGTACCCGGGCACGCGTGTCTTCCTCGCCACCGAAGGCGAGTTCACCGTCGGTTTCTGTGTCGCCGGCCGCGCTCCGGTGAGCGAGGTCGCCACGGCCGACGGATCGCTGCCCGACGACGCGTCGACGACGGCGCTCATCGCCTCGCTGCTGGTCGAGCCGCGCTGGGGACGCCGAGGACACGCCGGACGGCTGCTGGCGAACGCGTCCGCCTGGCTGCGCGAGGACGGCGCCACCCGCGGGATCAGCTGGGTCGCCCAGACCGATCACGCGTCACTGGGCTTCTTCCGCCGCGCGGGCTGGTCGCCCGACGGGACCGTCCGCATCCTCGACACCGGAAGCACGAACGTGCGCGAAGTCCGCCTCACCGGCGGCCTCGACCTCGAGCTCACTCCCTGACTTCGCGAACACGACCCAGCGCATCACCGAGTACATGAACACGCCTTCGCACGCCCCGGCGATGAGCCGGGACAGGCGGTAATCGACGCCCAGCGCGGCCAGTCCCGCGCCGACGCCGAGCAGGAACGCCACGTAGTTGATCACGATCGCGATCACGTACAGCACCGCCTGCCTGCCGACGGGCGCGTGCGAGCGGAAGTTCATGCTGCGGTTCAGCACGAAGCTCAGCCCGAACGCCGTCGCGTAGGCGAGCGTGATCGCCAGCCACACCGGCAGGCCGAGCCAGCCGCGGAGCAGGGTCAGCAGGATCAGGTCGACCCCGAAGGTGAACCCGTTGATGAGCGCAAAACCGAGGAAACTCGGCGCCACCAGCCGGGAAAGCCCGAAGGGGAGGCGCCGCACCACGGCCGCGCAGAAGTCGGCGAAGCGATCCGCGAAACCCTTGCCGCGGACCGCGTCGTGCACGTCGGCCACGGCTCCAGCATGGCAGCGGCAGGTGGCCGCGAGCCGACGAACAGGTGATCTTCTGGTGCGGCCCGGAGGCCGGGAACGGGGGCTGGCCCCAGTGCGTCCAGGTTTTCAACTGATAACTTGGAGAGAACGAAGATAACGGGGAGGCAACGATGGCAGGCTGGTTGCTCCTGTCGTTCGGCGTCGCCTTCGGTTCCGCGATCCTCCCCGTGGTCAGCATCGAGATGTTCCTCATCGGCCTGTGCGCGAGCCAGCCGACGCTGCCGTGGCTGCTGCTCGGCGCCATCGTCGCGGCCGGTCAGGTGGGCGGGAAGACGCTCTACTACCTCGCCGCGAAGGGCACGATCAAGCTGCCGAAACCGCTGCACGACCGCCTGCACCGGGAGCGGCCGCCCACCCCGCGCCGGGAAAGATGGCGGGCGCGCACCAAGAAGATGCGCGCCCGGCTCGACGCCCTGCGCGAGCGGTGCCATCGGCATCCGCATTGGATGGCGGGCACGTACGGGGTGAGCTCGATCGTCGGCCTGCCGCCGTACATGGCCACGAGTGTGCTCGCGGGCCTGGTGCGGATGCCGCTGGTGACCTTCCTGGCCACCGGTTTCGTGGGCCGCTGGCTGCGGTTCAGCCTGCTGGCCGCCTCGCCCGCGCTGTTCGCGGGCTGGTTCCACTACTGAGCCCGGAAATGGGAATGCGCGCCGGAGCGGCGGGCCCCTAAGGTCTTCGCCCATGCCGACTTCGTTCGCGTATCCGCCGTTGAACGTGCAGGTGCACACACCCCGCCTTTCCCTGCTGGGGGCGACGGACGAGCTCCTGGAGCGGTTGATCCCGACGGTTCGCAAGGGCGTGGTCACCGAACCACCGTGGCCTTTCGACGATCCCGCCTCGCTCTACGAAGACAGCCCGGAGCGCGAATGGCGCTGGCTGCGCGGGATCTGGCGGGGCCGGGGCCAGGTGAGCGAGAGCCAATGGCGGCTGTACTTCGTCGTGGTCGTCGACGGCGAGCCGGTGGGTATGCAGGATCTGATCGGCATCGACTTCGCCATGTTCGGCACGGTCACCACGTTCTCCTGGCTCAGCCCGGACATGCGGGGGCGCGGCCTGGGCAAGGAGATGCGGCAGGCCGTGCTGCAGCTGGCCTTCGAGGGGTTCGGAGCACGTGAGGCGTCCAGCGACGCGTTCTCCGACAACCAGGCCTCGAACAGCGTCTCGCAGGCCCTGGGTTACGAGCCGAACGGCGTCACCTGGGACACCCGGCGCGGCGAACCCGCGCGGATCAAGCAATGGCTGCTGACCCGCGAACAGTGGCGGCGCCGGGACGACATCGAACTCGTCGCCGTCCGCGAATGCCTGCCCGTCCTGGGGATCGAGCCCCGCGTTTAGCGGGCTAAGCGCGGGAGGCGGCTTCGAGTTCCACGGCGCGCCGCATCGTCGCGCGGGCCCGCTTCCGGTCCCCGGCGATCTCGTACGCGTACGCCAGCCGGTACCAGACGCGCCAGTTCTCCTGATCCGCCTCGACCTCGGCGCGGCGCTCGTCGAACCAGGCGTCCGCGGCGTCGCGATCCACCCTGCCCGAAGGCCTGCGTGGCAGATCGGAGACGTCGGGCAGGCCGCCTTCTTCTTCCAACCGCCGGGAAAGCCGCTGGATCTGGATGCCGGACCGCCAGGTGGTGACGATGATCCAGATCCCGAGCACCGGCAGCAGCAGGACGCCGATGCCGAAGAGCACCGGCACCGTCTCGCCGGTGCGCAGCAACGCGATGGCCCGGCCCGCCAGCAGGACGACGTAGACGGCGAGCGCCGCCGTCATCACCAGCGCGAAGTTGCGGGCCCTCACAGGTCGAGGATGTTCTCGAGACCGACCGTGAGGCCGGGCCGCGTGAGCACCGAACGCACGCCGAGCAGCACACCGGGCATGAACGACGTGCGGTGCAGCGAGTCGTGCCGGATGGTCAGGGTCTCGCCCTCGCCACCGAACAGGATCTCCTCGTGCGCCACCAGCCCGGGCAGCCGGACCGAGTGCACGCGGACGTCGTCGACGAGCGCGCCGCGGGCACCGTCCACTTCGGACGTCGTCGCGTCTTCACCGGGAGCGAGACCGGCTTCCGCACGGGCCTCGCCGATCAGCCGCGCGGTGTGCGCGGCGGTGCCGGACGGCGCGTCGGCCTTGCGGTTGTGGTGCAGTTCGATGACCTCGGCCGAGTTGTAGAACCGCGCCGCCTGCTGGGCGAACCGCATCGCCAGCACCGCGCCGAGCGCGAAGTTCGGCGCGATGAGCACGCCGAGCGACGGGTCCGCCGCGAGCCACGAGCGCAGCTTCTCCAGCCGCTCCTCGCTGAACCCGGTGGTGCCGACCACGGCGTGGATCCCGTTGCCGGTCAGGAACTCCAGGTTGTCCATCACCGCGTCGGGATGGGTGAAGTCGACGACGACCTGTGCCTGCTTGAGCGCCGCGAAGTCGTCGCCGGCGTCGAGCGCGGCGACGAGCTCCATGTCGTCGGCGCCGTCGACGGCGTTCACCACTTCCTGGCCCATCCGGCCGCGTGCGCCCAGCACGCCGACGCGAATCCCAGCGGTCATGATGCGATCACCTCGTGCAGATCGTCCGGAAGGTCGTCGGCGTGAGCGTACGGCCCGACCACCGCCGCCGCCGAGACGCCACCAGGGCGGGCGAGCAGAGTGCGAGCGAGCGCACAGACCTCTTCGGTGGTGACGGCGTCGATCCGCGCCACCGTGTCGTCGACGCCGAGATAGCGGCCGTAGTTCAGTTCGTTCTTGCCGATCCGCGACATCCGCGACGAGGTGTCCTCCAGGCCGAGCACGAGCCCGCCCCGCAGCTGCCCCTTCGCCCGTGCGACCTCGGCTTCGCTCAGCCCGTCCTTGCCGACGAGTTCGAGCACCTCGCGGATCACGCCGGCGACCTCGCCGAGCTTCTCCGGCTGGCAGCCCGCGTACACGGCCATGTGCCCGGCGTCGGCGTAGCTCGCGACGGACGAGTACACCTGGTACGCCAGGCCGCGCTTCTCGCGGACCTCCTGGAACAGGCGCGAGCTCATCCCGCCGCCGAGCGCGGCGTTGAGCACCGACTGCGCGAACCGCCGGTCGTCGTGCCGCGACAGCGAACGCAGGCCGAGCATCACGTGCGCCTGCTCGGTGTCGTCGGTGTGCAGCGCGAGTTTCGGCGCCATCGCGATCCGCGCCCGCCCGCCACGCGGCGGCACCGGTGTCGCCGCCCCGGTCAGCCGGTTCCGCAAAGCCTTGCGCACCAAGCGAAGCACCTGGCCGTGCTCGATGTTCCCGGCGACCGCGAGCACCATCCGCGGCAGCGTGTAGCGCCGCCGGTAGAACCCGCGCAGCGCCGAAGCGGACATCTCGACGATGGACTTCTCGCTGCCGAGCACCGGCCGCCCGAGCGCGTGGTTGCCCAGGATGGCGCCGACGAACGTCTCGTGCAGCAGGTCTTCGGGGTCGTCGTCGCGCATCGAGATCTCTTCGAGCACGACACTGCGCTCGGTCTCGACGTCCTTGTCCGTGCACAGCGCCTCGAACACGACGTCGGTGACGAGGTCCATCGCGAGCGGCAGGTCCTCGTCGAGCACCTGCGCGTAGTAGCAGGTGTGCTCCTTCGCGGTGAACGCGTTGAACTCCCCGCCGACCGCGTCGATCTCCTCGGCGATCTGGGTGGCGTCCCGGTTCGTGGTGCCCTTGAAGAGCAGGTGTTCGAGATAGTGCGCCGCGCCCTCGACCGACGACGGTTCGTCGCGCGATCCGACACCGACCCACAGCCCGACCGTCACCGACCGGGACGCGGGAACGTGCTCGGTGATGACCCGGAGGCCACCGGCCAGCACACTGCGCTTGACCACCGCGCCGTCCGGAGTGGACTCGAGGGTGCGGGTGCTGCCGACGGGCTGTTCGTGCCCGGAGATCTGACGAGCCATGGATCCTTCTGCCTCACGTGCCGTGAAGGCCACCTTGAGGGACTCAGAGTCCCTCAAGGTGGCCTTCACGGATCACTTGGTGCTGTGGAGCGAAGCGGGACTGCTACGCGTCGGCCTTCGGGGCCTCGGCCTTGTCGCCCTCGGCGGGCTTCTCGGCGGCGTCGGCAGCGTCGTCTTCCTTGACCACGATCAGGCTGATCTTGCCGCGGTTGTCGATGTCGGCGATCTCGACGCGGAGCTTGTCGCCCACGTTGACCACGTCCTCGACCTTGGCGATCCGCTTGCCGTTGCCCAGCTTCGAGATGTGCACCAGGCCGTCCTTGCCCGGCAGCAGCGAGACGAACGCGCCGAACGCGGCCGTCTTCACCACGGTGCCGAGGAAGCGCTCGCCGACCTTGGGCAGCTGCGGGTTGGCGATGGCGTTGATCTTGTCGATCGCCGCCTCCGCCGACGGGCCGTCGGCCGCGCCCACGTAGATCGTGCCGTCGTCCTCGATGGAGATGTCGGCGCCGGTCTCCTCGGTGATCGAGTTGATCATCTTGCCCTTCGGGCCGATGACCTCGCCGATCTTGTCCACCGGGATCTTCACGCTGGTGACGCGCGGCGCGTACGGGCTCATCTCGTCCGGGCCGTCGATCGCCTCGGCGATGACCTCCAGGATGGTGAGGCGAGCGTCCTTCGCCTGCTTCAGCGCGGCCGCGAGGACCTCCGACGGGATGCCGTCGAGCTTCGTGTCGAGCTGCAGCGCCGTGATGATGTCCTTGGTGCCAGCGACCTTGAAGTCCATGTCGCCCATGGCGTCTTCGGCGCCCAGGATGTCGGTCAGCGCGACGTAGCGGGTCTCGCCGTCGACCTCGTCGGAGATGAGGCCCATGGCGATACCGGCGACCGGCGCCTTCAGCGGGACACCCGCGTTCAGCAGACCCATGGTCGAGGCACAGACCGAGCCCATCGAGGTGGAGCCGTTGGAGCCCAGCGCCTCGGAGACCTGGCGGATCGCGTACGGGAACTCGTCCCGCTTCGGCAGGACCGGGACCAGGGCGCGCTCGGCGAGCATGCCGTGGCCGATCTCGCGCCGCTTCGGCGAACCGACGCGGCCGGTCTCGCCGGTGGAGAACGGCGGGAAGTTGTAGTGGTGCAGGTACCGCTTCGTGGTCTCCGGGGAGAGCGAGTCGATCTGCTGCTCCATGCGGAGCATGTTCAGCGTGGTGACGCCCAGGATCTGGGTCTCACCGCGCTCGAACAGCGCGGAACCGTGCGCCCGCGGGATCACGGCGACCTCGGCGGCGAGCGAGCGGATGTCGGTCAGGCCGCGGCCGTCCATGCGGATCTTGTCCGTGAGGACGCGCTTGCGCATGATCTTCTTCGACAGGGCCTTGAACGCCGCGCCGATCTCCTTCTCGCGGCCCTGGAAGGCTTCGCCCTCGCCCAGGCCGACCTTCTCCAGCACCGCGGCCTTGACCTGGTCGGTCGCGTTGTCGCGGTCCTGCTTGCCCGCGATGGTCAGGGCGTTCGCGAGGTCGTCGGTCGCGATGGCGGCGACGGCGTCGTACGCGTCCTGCTCGTAGGCGAGGAAGACCGGGAACTCGCCGGTCGGCTTGGCAGCCAGCTCGGCCAGCTGCTGCTGGGCCTCGCACAGCACCTTGATGAACGGCTTCGCGGCTTCGAGGCCCTCGGCGACCGAGACCTCGTCCGGCGCCTTGCCGCCCGCGGCGATCAGGTCGAGGGTCTGCTCGGTGCCCTCGGCCTCGACCATCATGATGGCGACGTCGTCACCGACGATACGGCCGGCGACCACCATGTTGAAGGTGGCCTGCTCCAGCTGCTTCCAGGTCGGGAACGCGACCCACTGGTCCTCGATCAGCGCGACGCGGACGCCGCCGACCGGGCCCGAGAACGGCAGGCCGGCGATCTGGGTCGAGGCCGAGGCCGCGTTGATCGCGAGCACGTCGTACGGGTCGTCCGGGTTGAGGCTCTGGACGGTGATGACGACCTGGATCTCGTTGCGGAGACCGTCGGCGAACGACGGGCGCAGCGGCCGGTCGATCAGGCGGCAGGTCAGGATCGCGTCGGTCGACGGGCGGCCCTCGCGGCGGAAGAACGCGCCGGGGATGCGTCCGGCGGCGTACATCCGCTCCTCGACGTCCACGGTCAGCGGGAAGAAGTCGAAGTGGTCCTTCGGGTGCTTCGACGCGGTGGTCGCCGAGAGCAGCATGGTCTCTTCGTCGAGGTACGCGACGACGGCGCCGGCGGCCTGACGGGCCAGGCGGCCGGTCTCGAAGCGAACGGTGCGGGTGCCGAAACGGCCGTTGTCGATCACGGCTTCGGTTTCGTGCACGGTGACTCCGGTGGAGTCGGTCATAGGGTGTATCTCCTCTTTTGATCCTCTGTAACGGCGCGAGTCTCCCACCCTGGGACCTGTTTCGCCTGCGGACGCTCGAGGAGTGAGGCCGGTCTTCGATCGAAGCCCCGGGCCGTTGCCCGGGAACCACTACCGAGGACCGGCGGACGGTTCCTCGTGCGCGCTCGCGCCGCGTGTCTCTGTACTTGGACCGAGGGGGAGCGACCGATGCGGTCACTCCCCCTCGGGTTCGAGCTATCGGCGCAGGCCGAGGCGCTGGATCAGCGCACGGTAACGCTCGATGTCCACCTTCATCACGTAGTTCAGCAGCCGGCGGCGGCGGCCGACCAGCAGCAGAAGCCCGCGACGGGAGTGGTGGTCGTGCTTGTGAGCCTTGAGGTGCTCGGTGAGGCCGACGATGCGCTTGGTCAGCAGCGCGACCTGGGCCTCCGGGGATCCGGTGTCCGAGTCGTGCACGCCGTACTCGGCAAGGATCGACTTCTTTTCTTCGGTGGACAAAGCCACAGTGGTGCTCCTAGATACTCTGTGCCGTGCGGCCCGGACGATGTCTTCACGCCGGGTGAGACGGTCACGGCCGCCACGGACTGCAGCCGGACCCAATCATCGAGGCTACCAGCCTCGTGATCAGCGGCTTCAGTCGCGGGCGTGGTTCAACGCGTACGACCGGATCACCCGGTAGCGCGAGACGCCCCGCTCACGGTCACTGCTCATCAGAACGGCCTCGGTCGCCGTCCAAGTCTCACTGGTGAACCCGGCCAGCCGCTCCTCCCACGCGCTCGCGGCGTCCGGCCGGTCGCGGGGGAAGCGGGCCAGTGTCAGGTGGGCCACGTACGGCCTGCCCTCACTCCCCGCTCCGGCCTTCGCGGCCAGCTCGTGGAGCCCGGTTCCGGACACACTCAACCACAGCACCCCGGGGAATGTCGCGGCCTTTTCCAGCCGGAGGGCGACCGGGCCCGCGTCCGCCAGCCGTCCGGCGAGCCATTCGCCGCGTTCCGCCGGGTCGTCCGCGCCGTAGAAACCGAGGGTGACATGCCAGTTCTCCCGCGGCGACCAGCGGAAATCGCCTTCTTCGGGCGTACCGAGAGCGTCGGCGACCTGGTCGAGGACGCCGTCCGGCGGGATCAACGCGCTGAAGAGTGTCATGGGCGCGCGACTCGCGTGCTCAGGGCCGTGACTCGCGTGCTTGGAGGCGTAACTCACGAGGTACGTCAGGCACCGTTCTTGGCCGCCCGGCGCAGCAGATCCGCCAGGGACGGGAAATCGTCGTCGAGCAGCTTCGCGGCTTCGGTGAGGTCTTCGTCCTCGCCGATGTCCCGCAGTGCCGCGAGCACACCCTGGTCGTCGGCGACGGCGCCGACCGGGATGCTGTCCCTGCCCACCGTCGGCCGCGAGTCGCGGACGTCTTCCAGTGCCTCCTGCATGGCCTTGCGGTCCCCGGCGGCGACCGCAGGGACGAGCACCTTGCGCTCCAGCATGATCATCTTGGCGAGGACGACCGGGTTCCCGATCTTCGCGCGGCGCCCGCTCATCACCTGGCTGAGCATGGGCGCGCTGATGCCGAGGAC from Amycolatopsis sp. EV170708-02-1 includes:
- a CDS encoding tetratricopeptide repeat protein, giving the protein MRARNFALVMTAALAVYVVLLAGRAIALLRTGETVPVLFGIGVLLLPVLGIWIIVTTWRSGIQIQRLSRRLEEEGGLPDVSDLPRRPSGRVDRDAADAWFDERRAEVEADQENWRVWYRLAYAYEIAGDRKRARATMRRAVELEAASRA
- a CDS encoding toxin-antitoxin system HicB family antitoxin, with the translated sequence MDLTPYITSLREDLANTASAGDEQTRRAAALLSSALEPAARLTIMNALADLAAEVTSALPGHVVDVRLDGRDVRVVVTGAGEGAERSAPRSEAPRETPRAPKVDTGDITRITLRLFEQVKGQAEAAAASQGVSLNTFVSQAVQGALGKSGSEHWQHKQKPGGGAGSHLHGWVQG
- the dapB gene encoding 4-hydroxy-tetrahydrodipicolinate reductase, with amino-acid sequence MTAGIRVGVLGARGRMGQEVVNAVDGADDMELVAALDAGDDFAALKQAQVVVDFTHPDAVMDNLEFLTGNGIHAVVGTTGFSEERLEKLRSWLAADPSLGVLIAPNFALGAVLAMRFAQQAARFYNSAEVIELHHNRKADAPSGTAAHTARLIGEARAEAGLAPGEDATTSEVDGARGALVDDVRVHSVRLPGLVAHEEILFGGEGETLTIRHDSLHRTSFMPGVLLGVRSVLTRPGLTVGLENILDL
- the thyX gene encoding FAD-dependent thymidylate synthase yields the protein MAETVSPKVQLIAKTEFFPPSDVPWSTDADGGEALAEFAGRACYQSWKKPNPKTATNAGYLEHIIDVGHLSVLEHGSVSFYITGISRSLTHELIRHRHFSYSQLSQRYVPERDAAFVEPDVIAQDPELHAKFLAASQAAVDAYTELLAGLEEKFADVPSATLRRKQARQAARAVLPNATETRIVVTGNYRAWRHFIAMRATEHADVEIRALAIECLRELQKASGNVFADFTISALPDGTEVASSPKVLEG
- a CDS encoding DUF4097 family beta strand repeat-containing protein; protein product: MTEENIPAGEETVRVEDFEAEGPIEVDVSVAIGRVTIELTGESGVHAEVRRDGGEQQPWVDGMTSLLSWVGERFGDQLGGSPVGSVDDAVAQTRIEKVGNRLVVQAPKAWQLKNVPLAVTVRAPAGSHLEVRAGAADVTVTGSAGRADLMTGAGKIALERADGSAIVRTGTGDIKLGPTQSGLQLRTGSGSVEAASVNGSATVATGTGDVWLGEVAGEVLARTGSGSLSVADAASGTLELTTGSGEVRVGIRGGVQAEIDLSSTTGSVSSELEVAETAPSEVSLKVRARTGTGDAVVTSAAS
- a CDS encoding pitrilysin family protein, yielding MARQISGHEQPVGSTRTLESTPDGAVVKRSVLAGGLRVITEHVPASRSVTVGLWVGVGSRDEPSSVEGAAHYLEHLLFKGTTNRDATQIAEEIDAVGGEFNAFTAKEHTCYYAQVLDEDLPLAMDLVTDVVFEALCTDKDVETERSVVLEEISMRDDDPEDLLHETFVGAILGNHALGRPVLGSEKSIVEMSASALRGFYRRRYTLPRMVLAVAGNIEHGQVLRLVRKALRNRLTGAATPVPPRGGRARIAMAPKLALHTDDTEQAHVMLGLRSLSRHDDRRFAQSVLNAALGGGMSSRLFQEVREKRGLAYQVYSSVASYADAGHMAVYAGCQPEKLGEVAGVIREVLELVGKDGLSEAEVARAKGQLRGGLVLGLEDTSSRMSRIGKNELNYGRYLGVDDTVARIDAVTTEEVCALARTLLARPGGVSAAAVVGPYAHADDLPDDLHEVIAS
- a CDS encoding GNAT family N-acetyltransferase, with amino-acid sequence MAAAEVRPAVVSDAPEIARIQRDTWRSAYTELLGEAAVAGLDIEELEKTWTETIEYPGTRVFLATEGEFTVGFCVAGRAPVSEVATADGSLPDDASTTALIASLLVEPRWGRRGHAGRLLANASAWLREDGATRGISWVAQTDHASLGFFRRAGWSPDGTVRILDTGSTNVREVRLTGGLDLELTP
- a CDS encoding GNAT family N-acetyltransferase produces the protein MPTSFAYPPLNVQVHTPRLSLLGATDELLERLIPTVRKGVVTEPPWPFDDPASLYEDSPEREWRWLRGIWRGRGQVSESQWRLYFVVVVDGEPVGMQDLIGIDFAMFGTVTTFSWLSPDMRGRGLGKEMRQAVLQLAFEGFGAREASSDAFSDNQASNSVSQALGYEPNGVTWDTRRGEPARIKQWLLTREQWRRRDDIELVAVRECLPVLGIEPRV
- a CDS encoding winged helix-turn-helix domain-containing protein gives rise to the protein MSTTTISGPVARRIALAAQGFADARPGGAVTRRHLQRVLSRIQLLQLDSVNVAVRAHYMPLFSRLGAYEPTLVDDAAWSHSARKPRMLVETWAHEASLLPVADWPLIRSGAKRMGWWTNYARVLEQTPQLVDDILTVIKEQGPIGAGGIERALEGKSGGSRPGSWWERSEVKKACEWLFGMGELTTGTRRSFERLYDLTERVVPPEILSRTVSPEEGARELITRAAVALGIGTEPDLRDYYRLGPDVSKRAVAELVEEGVLEPVTVDGWPAPAYRHVAAKAPRRVTGRALLSPFDPLIWERARTERIFDFFYRIEIYVPEPKRIYGYYVFPFLLDGELVGRVDLKCDRAAGLLRVQGAFAEPGVDVARVASELAGELRLMAEWQGLDGVAVGERGDLAPVLSRLVR
- a CDS encoding YqaA family protein produces the protein MAGWLLLSFGVAFGSAILPVVSIEMFLIGLCASQPTLPWLLLGAIVAAGQVGGKTLYYLAAKGTIKLPKPLHDRLHRERPPTPRRERWRARTKKMRARLDALRERCHRHPHWMAGTYGVSSIVGLPPYMATSVLAGLVRMPLVTFLATGFVGRWLRFSLLAASPALFAGWFHY